The sequence AGGTACGGATATTTATTTGACCCCCCCGCACATCAGGGATGGGGCCACGGTTTTTTCAATCGGTATAACCAAGATCGATCCTGATATCGGCATGTTCGGCGGCGCCATAATCGCCGAATACAATTTAAGCACTTTTTATGACCTGCTCGACAAGACAAATACTTTTGGTGAAAATCTCTTCTGGGTGTTTTCCTCTGATAATAAAGTACTTAAAGAACCTCGCATTTCTATGATGCGGCTTGACCCCCGCCCTTATCTTCCTGAGACGCATCAGAAAGACTTCATGGTTCTTGAAACAGACCGGGGCCTGGTTGTCTTTCAGGATCTCTTTATCAAGCCCGGTGAGCCGCTTCTCCGTGTCGGCGTCTGCATCCCTGAAGAGTTACTGCTGCAAGATATCAACAATACTCTCAAATTCTTCTACATCGTCTCCCTGCTTTTAATCCCGGTTATTTTTATTATTGTCTTCTTCGTTGCAAGACATTTTACCAACCCGATCGTAGCGCTGGTTGCCGCTGTTACAAAATTATCAAAAGGTGATGAAGCCGCTGCAGTGGAAATCGATGCGACCGGAGAAGTCAGGATGCTTGTTGACCGATTCAACCAGATGATCCTTGAGCTGAAAAGCACAACCGTGTCACGCGATTATGTTGATAAAATTATTAACACCATGCTCAACACCCTCATCGTGGTTTCAAGGGACGGCAAAATCCAAACCGTCAATGATGCAACTGCCATAATAACGGGATACACCGCCGAAGAACTCGTTGGAAAGCCTTTTGATTTGATCATTGCTAAAGAATCAAACCTCTCGCAGATCAGCTATCTTCTTCAACAGGATGAGATCAAGAATGAAGAAGTCATTTACCAATCAAAAAATGACAAACAGATCCACATGCTTTTTTCATGCAGGGTAATGAGGAATCCTCAAGGAGAAGTTCAGGGGGTTGTTTGTCTGGCTCAAGACATCACGGAACGCATTATTGCGGAACAGGAATTGAAGATGTTTGCCGAAAGACTTGAACTGGCCGCTGAAAGTAATAAGGCAATGGCCCTTAAAGCGGAAACGGCAAACAGGGCAAAAAGCGAATTTCTCGCTAATATGAGTCATGAGATTCGAACTCCCATGAACGCGATCATCGGTTTTACAGATATGCTGGTTGAGACAAAGCTAAACTCGAGCCAGTTTGATTTTTGTAAAATCATTAAGAACAGCGGCGAGGCCCTCCTGTCATTAATTAACGATATTCTTGATTTTTCTAAAGTTGAAGCTGGAGAGCTGTCATTTGAAGAAATTGAGTTCGACCCGGAACTCCTGGCCTATGATGTATGTGACCTCATTCATCCAAGGATAGGTTTGAAACCCGTTGAAATTCTCTGTCATGTCGGTGACAATCTCTCATCATTTGTCCTTGGAGACCCTGCCCGCTTCCGGCAAATCCTCACAAATCTGATGGGCAATGCGGTAAAATTTACCGACGCGGGAGAGATTGAACTTTCTTTGGATGTTGAAGAGGATGATGGTGAGCGGGTGAAAATCCATACTACAATCCGGGATACGGGAATCGGCATACCGAATGACCGGCTGGAAGGGATTTTCAGTCCGTTTCAACAGGCAGACGGTTCTACGACCAGAAAGTATGGCGGTACAGGCCTGGGGCTTACGATAAGTAAAAAATTATCCTCAAACATGGATGGAGACGTTTGGGCTGAAAGTGAAATCAATAAGGGGAGTAAATTTCATTTTACCGCGTGGCTCAAAAAGTCTGAACAGAAAAAGACTGTTCGGTACAATCCCACCCTTCTCAAAGGTAAAAAGGTTCTGATCGTTGATGACAATGATGCGAACCTCAGAATTCTCCGTCATAAATTGGAATTTATTGGTATGCTGGTGGTTGCATTGGACAACGGCAAAGATGTTGTATCGACCTTAATTAAGGAACAACAATCAGGAAATCCATTTGATCTCTGTATCTGCGATATACAGATGCCTGAAATGAGTGGATATGAAGCAGCAAAAGAAATCAGAAAACAAAAGGATCAATATTTACAAGATGTTCCTTTGATTGCTTTATCTTCACTCATGGATGCCAGAAAATGCGAAGACTCCGGATACAATGGATATTTGAGTAAGCCGGTTCGCAAAGAGAAACTTATTATGATGATTGGCAGAATGTTAGGAATTTCTGGAGTCGGCGGAGATCATGCTAAACTGGTTACCCGGCATTCTGTTCTCGAAGATTTAAAACACTCTGTCCGTATTCTTCTGGCTGAGGACAACGCGGTCAATCAGAAACTTGCGAAAATGATGCTTACCAAAGCCGGCTATGAAGTTGATGTTGCCAATAACGGCAAGGAGGCTGTTGATAAACTCTTTGCTGCACCTGAAGCTTATGACCTTATCTTTATGGACGTTCAAATGCCGCAGATGGACGGCTTTGAAGCCACAATAAAGATCCGGGAATCCGGCAATACCATACCGATTATTGCAATGACTGCCCACGCCATGAAAGGGGATCGGGAAAAATGTATCGATGTCGGAATGAACGACTATATCAGTAAACCCATCAAACGTGAAATCGTCTTCGCCGCCCTTGAGAAATGGGTCTTCAAATCGGCTATTCCGTAATTATTGTGTGCTTGAGAGTCTGAAGCGGCAGCTTTTGGTGATACCTCAACCCTGGCTGATCCCTCGGTTGTTGATGATCTTGTGGCCGGCGGCAAGAAAATTTTCAAGTCATCTGAGTTCTAAAATCTGTATGAAAAAGGGTCGGGGTTTTCCCCGGCCCTTTTTTTTGTGGGAGGATATGGATGTCATCGTGATTGACTCATCATCACGTCCTGTAGTAACTTCATGATATGCCTAAGATTCATCATAAAGAACAAACTCCCGGAAAATACAATGGCTGAACTGATATTGCTGATTGATGACGATGAGAGCCTGAGAAGGGTCACGGAGTATAATCTTACTTCCGACGGATTGAAGGTGATCACCGCTGCTTCCGGCAAAGAGGGCCTTGACAAATTCAAAGTCGCCTCTCCCGATCTGCTGATTACCGATGTCAAGCTTGGAGATATGAGCGGCCTTGATGTTCTGGAGCAGGTGAAAAAGGATTCTCCGGATACGCCGGTAATCGTCATTACTGCCTTCGGATCCATTGAAATGGCGGTTTCCGCCATGCAGCACGGCGCTTTTAACTTCATCACCAAACCCTTTGACCGCGATACCCTGCGGCTTTCCTGCCGAAAAGCCCTGGAGTTCGGCGCCCTTCGTTCCCGGAATCGGCTGCTTGCCGAAGAGGTCAACCGGCTTACCGGCACAGAAGGCATGGATACGGCAAATTCCGCCATGGCGGAGCTTCTGTCCACCGCCATCCGGGCGGCAAACAGCGAGGCATCGGTGCTGATCAGCGGCGATTCCGGCACCGGCAAAGAGGTTCTTGCCCGGTTGATCCATCAGAACAGTCCCAGAAGAAAAGGGCCGATGGTTGCGGTGAATTGCGCGGCAATCCCGGAAAACCTCATTGAAAGCGAATTGTTCGGCCATGTTAAGGGAGCTTTTACCGGGGCCGTGGCCAACAGAAAAGGACGGTTTCAGACCGCTTCCGGGGGGACTCTTTTTCTCGACGAGATCGGCGAGTTGAAAATGGACATGCAGGCGAAACTTCTGCGGGCGGTGCAGGAGCTGGTCATTGAATCGGTGGGTTCGGACCGCCCGGAAAAGGTTGATGTCAGGATAATTTCCGCTTCCAATAAAGATCTGCTTGCCGGGATTGGCAAAGGGGAATTCCGTGAAGATCTCTACTATCGCCTGGGGGTTATCCCTTTGCATATTCCGCCCCTTCGCGACCGAAAGGAGGATATCCCTTCCCTTGCCAACCATTTTCTCAAAAAAGCCGGTGCACCGCCTGACGTTGTTTTTACCAGGGAAGCGATGGCCGCCCTGATGCATTATAACTGGCCCGGCAATATCCGCGAACTGCAGAATATCGTCGAGAGAAGCTTTATCCTCAGAAAGGGGCAGGTGATCGA comes from Pseudomonadota bacterium and encodes:
- a CDS encoding response regulator; the encoded protein is MTEEKSQGLSIFHRLLITFAIVVISLIGTLSFVFYFFNKKTIEEHAKNNIRNEFNKTFYYFEHSIKDPLTKDLNLLSKNPLLEEYLMAAPFTREVSARAVERLFQQFLKYVKSIESISYVDNMGMEKIRVSRKGRLSDFRNLSDSALFRELELSQGTDIYLTPPHIRDGATVFSIGITKIDPDIGMFGGAIIAEYNLSTFYDLLDKTNTFGENLFWVFSSDNKVLKEPRISMMRLDPRPYLPETHQKDFMVLETDRGLVVFQDLFIKPGEPLLRVGVCIPEELLLQDINNTLKFFYIVSLLLIPVIFIIVFFVARHFTNPIVALVAAVTKLSKGDEAAAVEIDATGEVRMLVDRFNQMILELKSTTVSRDYVDKIINTMLNTLIVVSRDGKIQTVNDATAIITGYTAEELVGKPFDLIIAKESNLSQISYLLQQDEIKNEEVIYQSKNDKQIHMLFSCRVMRNPQGEVQGVVCLAQDITERIIAEQELKMFAERLELAAESNKAMALKAETANRAKSEFLANMSHEIRTPMNAIIGFTDMLVETKLNSSQFDFCKIIKNSGEALLSLINDILDFSKVEAGELSFEEIEFDPELLAYDVCDLIHPRIGLKPVEILCHVGDNLSSFVLGDPARFRQILTNLMGNAVKFTDAGEIELSLDVEEDDGERVKIHTTIRDTGIGIPNDRLEGIFSPFQQADGSTTRKYGGTGLGLTISKKLSSNMDGDVWAESEINKGSKFHFTAWLKKSEQKKTVRYNPTLLKGKKVLIVDDNDANLRILRHKLEFIGMLVVALDNGKDVVSTLIKEQQSGNPFDLCICDIQMPEMSGYEAAKEIRKQKDQYLQDVPLIALSSLMDARKCEDSGYNGYLSKPVRKEKLIMMIGRMLGISGVGGDHAKLVTRHSVLEDLKHSVRILLAEDNAVNQKLAKMMLTKAGYEVDVANNGKEAVDKLFAAPEAYDLIFMDVQMPQMDGFEATIKIRESGNTIPIIAMTAHAMKGDREKCIDVGMNDYISKPIKREIVFAALEKWVFKSAIP
- a CDS encoding sigma-54 dependent transcriptional regulator, coding for MAELILLIDDDESLRRVTEYNLTSDGLKVITAASGKEGLDKFKVASPDLLITDVKLGDMSGLDVLEQVKKDSPDTPVIVITAFGSIEMAVSAMQHGAFNFITKPFDRDTLRLSCRKALEFGALRSRNRLLAEEVNRLTGTEGMDTANSAMAELLSTAIRAANSEASVLISGDSGTGKEVLARLIHQNSPRRKGPMVAVNCAAIPENLIESELFGHVKGAFTGAVANRKGRFQTASGGTLFLDEIGELKMDMQAKLLRAVQELVIESVGSDRPEKVDVRIISASNKDLLAGIGKGEFREDLYYRLGVIPLHIPPLRDRKEDIPSLANHFLKKAGAPPDVVFTREAMAALMHYNWPGNIRELQNIVERSFILRKGQVIDARDLHLQTVVNNGLTIPDIPDEGLSLEEVEKGLIRKALDKAAGNRSEAARLLKMPRHVLIYRLEKFGL